From a region of the bacterium genome:
- a CDS encoding glycosyltransferase family 4 protein — protein MRVLMATDHYYPYPGGITEHTYHLSKELIRLGVQVEILTSNFPHQFVEEPPDSKNIKVHRVGKSYYIRANKSQTCFSFSKKITTEIRNIVENGNYDIVHSQNSVVPTIPFLSLLYSKSINFATFHSYHGFSLGYELFKPLLLPVYNKLDGKIFVSRPALQTIERHFPIGEHKIIPNGIDVEKFNPIGDFYNFPFQRKEHEIYILFVGRLELRKGTKYLIRAFNIIGKKYPETRLIIGGDGPLRNSLEKMVDPDLADRVNFLGFISSNRLPALYRSCDIFVSPAIGGESFGIVLLEAMASGKPVIASNNEGYMELVSDGIDGFLFERKNVAQLVDKLELLIKNPDLRRKLGEKARLKALNYSWPKIAKEVLEYYEYALKKKI, from the coding sequence ATGAGAGTGTTAATGGCAACAGACCATTATTACCCATATCCTGGTGGAATCACAGAGCACACATATCATCTCTCAAAGGAACTAATCCGACTTGGAGTTCAAGTCGAAATTTTAACTTCCAATTTTCCACATCAATTTGTGGAAGAACCGCCGGACTCGAAAAACATTAAGGTCCACAGGGTAGGCAAATCCTATTATATAAGAGCAAACAAGTCTCAGACTTGTTTTTCCTTTTCTAAAAAAATCACAACGGAAATCAGAAATATCGTAGAGAATGGAAATTATGATATCGTGCATTCTCAAAATTCTGTCGTTCCGACTATTCCATTTTTAAGTCTTCTATATTCTAAGTCGATTAATTTTGCTACCTTCCATTCCTATCACGGTTTCTCCCTGGGCTATGAACTATTTAAACCACTCTTGCTTCCAGTATACAACAAACTTGACGGAAAGATCTTTGTATCAAGACCTGCTTTGCAGACAATAGAAAGGCATTTTCCAATAGGTGAACATAAAATTATTCCTAACGGAATAGATGTGGAAAAATTTAATCCCATAGGTGATTTTTATAATTTTCCATTTCAAAGGAAAGAACACGAAATTTATATCCTTTTTGTTGGCAGATTGGAGCTAAGAAAGGGCACAAAATACCTTATACGAGCATTTAACATAATTGGGAAAAAATATCCTGAAACAAGGCTGATTATAGGTGGAGATGGGCCACTAAGAAACTCCCTTGAAAAAATGGTAGATCCCGATCTTGCGGATAGAGTGAACTTTTTGGGCTTCATCTCCAGCAATCGCTTACCGGCTCTTTACAGGTCCTGTGATATTTTTGTATCGCCGGCTATCGGAGGTGAAAGTTTCGGAATCGTTCTTCTGGAGGCCATGGCATCTGGAAAACCAGTTATTGCATCGAATAATGAAGGTTACATGGAACTGGTTTCTGACGGCATAGACGGATTCCTTTTTGAAAGAAAAAATGTCGCACAGCTCGTTGACAAACTGGAGCTTCTGATAAAAAACCCCGATTTGAGAAGGAAATTAGGAGAAAAGGCACGCCTGAAAGCTCTCAACTATTCATGGCCCAAAATAGCCAAAGAAGTACTGGAATACTACGAATATGCGTTGAAGAAAAAGATATGA